One Micromonas commoda chromosome 5, complete sequence genomic window, CGACTCCGCCGGGAGCATGTCGGTGTCGATGTCCCGCGAGAGCAGCGCCGGTTCCCTCTCGGACTTCATGCACGTCGTGGCGGACCAGATGGAGGCGCAGGACAGGGCGGCCACAGGGCGGGAGAGCGGCAGCCCACGGAGGGGCGTGGTgccggcggctgcggccACCATCGACAAGGTtatcatcggcggcgcggcgagcctgcTGCCGGAGACGttcggcgcgatgggcgccaaGCCGACCAAGCACGGCGTGAACGGGTCGTACGGCAGCCAGAGGAGCCTGGGTTCGCCCGGGCGGGGGggaacgcccccgcggagccCCTCGCactcggggcggcggtgaccgcgggGCGCTTCGCCGACACGAACATGTATTTTTTCCCGACTCAAAGTCCATATGATTTTTGCGCCAAATTGCGAAATAGACTGTTTTACACTAAATAATACGAGCGGTGGAACGCTGTCTCTTGCATGATCTTGAGAAGACGAGTGGCCCTCAggcttcgacgcgacgagagTTTTCGTCCTTtatgagcgcggcggagtttGTCTTGACCAACACTCAgcaacctcgcggcgacgcaccgtTGCTCACAACCTAAGCTCGCCCATCATGTCCGCATGGGGCGCTTCCGGAGCCTGGGCCTCCCAGGTGAGATACGCGCCCCGTcccgtcgccttcgcgccctcgacACCGCGGATCCGCCCGGAATGAAAAAAAGAGGCGCGGAAACgccggcccgcgccgccgccgtcagcgGTCCCGGAAACCGCGCGTCGGCCCGGCTTCGACGACGTCTGGCGACATCGCGCCGGGGTTTCCTCGCGTGCACACCACGCGTTATgatgcgcggcgccctcctcgcgtgtgcgacgctcgcgtggctcgccgtcgcgcgccgtcgtcgccgccgccgttcctcCCGATCGCATGTAAATCTTTCCCCGCGACGCAGACGCTGACTCCCGCGCCCCTTCCTCCCTCGATCCACTCCAGGCTGAGGAGGAAGACACCAAGACcagcttcgccgccgagcgcgccttccccggcctcggcgagcccctcaagaagaaggacgacgacgagctcttcccctccctcggcgccgccgcgaaggctcccaagaagaagggcaaACCAGTCAAGATGTCCCTCTCCGACTTTGCCGCCGAGCCCATGGGCTCCTCCGGCTCCTCCGGCGCCTaccgcgcccccggccgcggcggcggcggcggcggcggcggcggatggggcgacgacgtcgtcctccccaCCGGACCCTCCGCCaggcccgacgacgacgaatccgAAGGCGGGCGCAGGCCGGGGATGAAGTACGGCGAAgagaagctcggcggcgcgtttaAAGAttacggcggcgaccgcggcggcggacgcgaccgaTACGACGACAGGCGCGACGACagacgcggcggctttggcgacAGGCGCGACGacagacgcggcggcggctacggcgacAGGGACAGGAGCAggtccccgccccgccgcggcggctacggcgatcgcgaccgcgatttcgacccgcgcgacgatcgcgacagatcccccccgcgctcccgcgccgacgacgataaCAACTGGGGCCGCAGCAaagccgcgcgctcgcctccgccccgcgacgaccgacgcggtgggggcgggtacgacgaccgccgcggcgggtacgGCGACCGGGCCAGGCGCGTCAGCCGATCGCGATCCCGCGGTCGCTAcgactcgcgctcgcgaagcagGGGTcgatccccgtcgcccgagcgcgACTGGGGCGCGCTTCGCAACCGCGCCGGCCCGCCCCCCCGCAGCCGCtcccccgagcccgagcgcgaCTGGGGCGCCCTCCGTAACCGCACCGGGCCTCCCGCCAGGTCCCGGAGCcgatcgcgatcgccgaAGAAGGAACGCGACTGGGGCGCGCTTCGCAACCGAGCCggaccgccgccccgcgacgaacgcgacgaacgagCGCCTAGAGGCCCGCGGCCCGGTcaacgcgcggacgaggctgGCGACCGCTGGGGCAAGAAGGACGCCCGCGATCTCTCCCCgcggggcgaccgcgacgggcgcgacggcgatcgcCGACCCCGGCTCAACCTCCAGAAGCGcagcgaacgcgcggggggcgacggcgacgacggggcgaccCGCGGTTCGTccctcttcggcggcgccaggCCCCGCGAGCTGGCGCTCAAGGAGGCTGGTCGCGACTACCgcaaggaggacgcggcgctctcccgcggcggcgtcaggcGCAGGGAGTCGAACGAGGAGCgggcgctcaaggctgacATCGCGTCGCTTCACGAGAAACTCGGCTccaaccccgacgacgaagctCTCAAGTCGGAGATTTCGGACAAGGAGGAtgcgctcgccaagctcgcgctcgagctcgacgataAGGTGCGAttcgcgcagcgcgaggagaaggcgaggaacgaggagcgcggcgagggtaaGGATGGGAGGCGCGAGACCCGGAGGGAGCCGCGGGGAGACGCGGACAGGGCTACGAACTGGGGCGAGGGGAAGACGGACCGCCGGGGgaacggcgcgaacggcggccgcggtggcAGGCCGGCGCCGGACTCGAGCACCggcgccaagaaggaggagaggaAGCCCAGGGAGCCCCGCGTGATGAAGGTGGCCGAGGAGACGGGCGTGAAGATtgcctcgtcgtccttcgccgcgttggctCTCGAGGAGGAGTAAAAGGTTTGCGGGGGGGGGGTTggggacacagctggcgcgttTTCATCAATGATCATGTCACATTCACGTTCacgttggcgccgccgctcgtcacgagcgcggcgtatCGCGCGGCCattcgcgcgcgagcccgctccttcgcgtcgactttgctcgcgccggcggcggaccctCCTGTTTGTGCCGCCTTTGTTTGCGCCGGCGCCCAAACGGGATGCGAGGAGAAGGCTCCTCGGATGCGCTCGAGTCGCcggtcgagacgcgcgagctGACGGGCGAGTTCGCCGCGGtacacctcggcgtcgcgcgcgagttcgcgctcgtggctgaggcgcgcgatgcgtcgcttgcgagcgtcgccgtcgtccaggagGGAGGCGAGCGACGGAACGGGTCGCAGCATCTCTGTGATCTGTGAAAGGACGGACCGTCGCGGTCTTTCTTTcggtctcgccgccgagcggtGGATGCGATCATTCGTTCATCACGGGTGAAAATAACTCAAAAAGGACGGTTTGACCCGTCGCCCGTGAAGTGCACAGGGGACCAGTCAGGAAAAACCGCGGAATTCGGGAACGCGCTTATCTGTCAAATATTTTCAGGCGAAGCTCGGGGGGAACGTCAAAGAGGCACCCGGCCAGGGAACCAAACGACGCTCGCACCGCAGCGGCGGCAGTCACACGCCGTTCCGtctcgacgcgagcgcgacagAGACTCGGAGCGGGTCTCATCTTCCGAGAACCCGCGCAGTCGGGAGAGCATCAGGCGCAGAGGGCGGGTCTCGGTCCGCATCTTGAAAAGAGGGGGCGCTCGTGGCACGCGAAAGGGGTGACATTTCGGTCTTTAGAGGGAGGATGTTCAAGAAACTGTTCGGAAGCAAGGgttccggcggcgggggcggcgggggtccggccgccggcggcgggggcttcGGCGCGCCGAAGACGAGCCCCCTGAGCGCGGTCGAGAAGCTGAAGGACGTGCGTGCCCCTGCTCGCTGCTCCCCCATGAACAAAAATCTTCCCGCGAATCTCGCCTTCATATCCGCTGACCCTCCCCGCCCCTCCCATCTCGCAGACGCTGGCCATGCTCGAgaagcgcgaggcgctgcTGCATAAGAAGATGgcggccgagctcgagaaggcgaAGGACTTCAACCGCGCCAAGAacaagcgcgccgcgctgcagtgcctcaagaagaagaagctctACGAGCAGCAGATTGAGCAGCTCCAGAACCAGCAGctcaagctcgaggagcaggtCATCACGCTGGAGGGCAGCAAGACGACCGCGGAGACGTTCACCGCGCTCAagtccggcgccggcgccatgAAGCAGATCCACAAGGAGACCAacatcgacgaggtcgacAAGGTGCGCGCGGATCTCATCATCGAACGAATCCAACCAAAGATCCAGACGAAACCGACGTTCCCCGCTAACCTCGCCCTAAACCACCCTAAACCAATCGACAGGTCATGGACGACATCAACGAGCAGACGGAGAAGATGCGCCAGGTGCAGGAGGCGCTGGGCCAGCCCGTGGGgtacgccgcggacctcgacgaggacgaactggaagaggagctcgccgcgctcgaggcggaggatcTCGAGGATGAGCTGGATCTCgaagccgagctcgcggcgccggcgcccaaggTTGCGGTTCGGCcgcagccggcgacggcggcgagcgccccggcgatgccgtccgcgccggtgggacgcgcgcccgcgcccaagctGCCGTCGGTTCCCGGGAAGAGctccgaggatgaggagTTGGAGGCGCTCCAGCGGGAGATGGAGCTCCTGGGGGCTTGACGCGGCTTTTCGCGATTGGGGAGGAGGGTCCGTTCGAGGTGTTACGAGTTGTAAACGAGTGCGGTGTCGACCCGACGTGCGTGCATCGCGCTGTGCGATGACTTCTTCGATGGCATCGGAAAAGAAATGCTTCGTCGCCTAATTCGTCTGTGTGTGTCTAGATGGTTTCGGCGGACAATCCCGTCCGCGCTCTCGCCGTCGGGTCGACCCACCCGTCAGTTGTACCTGTAAACCCTGCGCGACCGCCTCGTGGCGAACGGCGACTCCGGCACCGTGAGCTCCGCctccggcaccggcgccaccCCCACGGTCGCCAGCTCCGCGTAGTCCggcacggcgcgcgccttgAACACCGTGCTCCGTCGCAACCTCCGGCGCTCCcgctcgtcgctcgccaCCCTCtctcgctcctcctccgccctggcgcgctcctgctcgGCTATCCTGCGAGCGTTGGCCTCCTCGAACCGAGCCCTGCTCTCCGCGCGAGTGTCGCCGGGTAGCTTGAGGTCCATCGGCacggtgggcgccgcgtcggacggGTTAACCTCGAACATCGGGTTAAACGTGGAGAAGGGAAGCGGCCGAGCCTTAAACTCGGctctcgccctcgccgccgcctcctcctcctc contains:
- a CDS encoding predicted protein, translating into MSAWGASGAWASQAEEEDTKTSFAAERAFPGLGEPLKKKDDDELFPSLGAAAKAPKKKGKPVKMSLSDFAAEPMGSSGSSGAYRAPGRGGGGGGGGGWGDDVVLPTGPSARPDDDESEGGRRPGMKYGEEKLGGAFKDYGGDRGGGRDRYDDRRDDRRGGFGDRRDDRRGGGYGDRDRSRSPPRRGGYGDRDRDFDPRDDRDRSPPRSRADDDNNWGRSKAARSPPPRDDRRGGGGYDDRRGGYGDRARRVSRSRSRGRYDSRSRSRGRSPSPERDWGALRNRAGPPPRSRSPEPERDWGALRNRTGPPARSRSRSRSPKKERDWGALRNRAGPPPRDERDERAPRGPRPGQRADEAGDRWGKKDARDLSPRGDRDGRDGDRRPRLNLQKRSERAGGDGDDGATRGSSLFGGARPRELALKEAGRDYRKEDAALSRGGVRRRESNEERALKADIASLHEKLGSNPDDEALKSEISDKEDALAKLALELDDKVRFAQREEKARNEERGEGKDGRRETRREPRGDADRATNWGEGKTDRRGNGANGGRGGRPAPDSSTGAKKEERKPREPRVMKVAEETGVKIASSSFAALALEEE
- a CDS encoding predicted protein, yielding MLRPVPSLASLLDDGDARKRRIARLSHERELARDAEVYRGELARQLARLDRRLERIRGAFSSHPVWAPAQTKAAQTGGSAAGASKVDAKERARARMAARYAALVTSGGANVNVNVT
- a CDS encoding predicted protein, with product MFKKLFGSKGSGGGGGGGPAAGGGGFGAPKTSPLSAVEKLKDTLAMLEKREALLHKKMAAELEKAKDFNRAKNKRAALQCLKKKKLYEQQIEQLQNQQLKLEEQVITLEGSKTTAETFTALKSGAGAMKQIHKETNIDEVDKVMDDINEQTEKMRQVQEALGQPVGYAADLDEDELEEELAALEAEDLEDELDLEAELAAPAPKVAVRPQPATAASAPAMPSAPVGRAPAPKLPSVPGKSSEDEELEALQREMELLGA